A DNA window from Hoplias malabaricus isolate fHopMal1 chromosome 5, fHopMal1.hap1, whole genome shotgun sequence contains the following coding sequences:
- the slc10a7 gene encoding sodium/bile acid cotransporter 7 isoform X3: MHVKLHLFVQTFTLVFFPVAIWILLKFLALTSINEWLLKGLQTVGCMPPPVSSAVILTKAVGGNEAAAIFNSAFGSFLGIVVTPLLLLVFLGSSSSVPFSSIFSQLFMTVVVPLLVGQVCRRFLKDWLERRKPPFGTVSSVVLLMIIYTTFCDTFSNPNIELDHLSLLLIVFIIFSIQLTFMFLTFVLSTRTLSGFSAADTVAILFCSTHKSLTLGIPMLKIVFEGYEHLSLISVPLLIYHPAQILLGSILVPTIKTWMTRTTQKQALKTTSLQPV; this comes from the exons ATGCATGTAAAGTTACATTTGTTTGTTCAGACGTTTACTCTGGTGTTTTTCCCTGTGGCCATCTGGATTCTTCTTAAATTTCTGGCGTTGACAAGTATTAATGAATGGCTTCTTAaagg gcTGCAGACAGTGGGCTGTATGCCCCCTCCTGTCTCCTCTGCAGTCATCCTCACAAAAGCTGTCGGTGGTAATGAG GCTGCAGCCATCTTCAACTCTGCTTTTGGGAGTTTTCTG GGCATTGTGGTCactcctctgctgctgctggtgttt CTTGGCTCGTCCTCCTCTGTGCCTTTCTCCTCCATCTTCTCTCAGCTCTTCATGACCGTGGTCGTCCCTCTCTTAGTCGGACAG gtgtgTAGGAGGTTTCTTAAGGACTGGCTGGAGAGGAGAAAGCCCCCGTTCGGGACGGTGAGCAGTGTGGTTCTGCTTATGATCATCTACACCACCTTCTGTGATACTTTCTCCAACCCAAACATCGAGCTGGACCACCTCAGCCTCCTCCTCATTGTCTTCATCA TCTTCTCCATTCAGCTCACGTTCATGTTTCTGACGTTCGTCTTGTCAACCAG GACGCTGTCTggtttctcagctgctgatactGTTGCAATATTGTTTTGTTCAACGCACAAATCCCTTACACTGG gtatccCCATGCTGAAGATTGTATTCGAGGGCTATGAGCATCTCTCTCTGATATCCGTGCCTTTGCTCATATATCATCCAGCTCAGATCCTGCTGGGCAGCATTCTAGTGCCCACCATCAAAACATGGATGACCAGAACTACTCAGAAG